The Oceaniferula marina region TGGCACCTTTGGCCAGTTCGCGTCCGATGCGGCCATTTTCCAGTTTGACGACCGGGATGGCTTTTTTTGCCCGAATTTCACGGACAAGGCTGATGCCGAGTTCTTCGGGAACATCGAAGAGATGAAGCATCACTTTTTCCCCTTTTTTGATCGAGGTCGAGTAGCGGACAAGTTGGCGGGCGAGTTGGGCAATTCGTGGATCTTGCATACCGTTGAAGATTTTCCACTGAGCGAGAATGTCAAGAGGATCTCGCCGCCAAGAGCTTTTGAGTAAGGCCTCAGGAGCAATGGTTTGCTTTCATATACTGTTCGATGGCGAGGCGAATCCCCTTTGCCTTGTCGAGCGTCTCCTGGTATTCGGCCGCAGGGTCGGAGTCGGCGACGATGCCGGCGCCGACGTGGTATTGGAGATGGTCGTTTTCCCGAACCAGCGTGCGGATCGGGATGTTAAACTGGCTTTCCCCGTTGAAGCTGACATAGCCGACGGCGCCGGTGTAGAGGCCGCGGGGAACGGGTTCCAGCTCATTGATGATTTCCATTGCCCGTTTTTTCGGAGCTCCGGTGATGCTGCCTCCGGGGAAACAGGCTTTGAGTGCCTGCCAGTGGCTGACCTCTTGTCGCAAGGTGCCGGTGACGGTGGAGACCAGATGATAGACCTGCTCGAGGGTTTCCAGCGCCAGCATTTCGGCGACGCGCACGGTGCCGAAGTCACACACTTGCCCGAGATCGTTGCGTTCGAGATCGGTGATCATGGTGAGCTCTGCATTTTCTTTTTCCGAGGCGAGCAGTTCGTTGGCATTGGCGGCATCCGTCACGGAGGTGGAACCACGGGGGCGGGTGCCTTTGATGGGGCGGGTTTCGATTGACCTTCCGCTCATGCGCAGGAAGGTTTCCGGGGAGGAGGAAAGGATTTCCCGCTTGTCGAGCTGCATCCAGCAGGCAAGGGGTGCCGGGCTACTGGTCCGGAGGTGTTGGTAAAGTGGGAATAGAGATCCACCTCGCGCGGGGGCATGGAACGACTGGGTCAGGTTAACTTGATAGATGTCACCGGCGGCGATGTATTCGTGGATGGCCCGCACCTTGGACTCGTAGTCGTGGCGGGTCATTTCAGCCTGGAAGGAACCCATCTCGGGAGATGCTGAGGTGTCTGTTGCTGGTCGTAGTTCTCGGGCAAGGTTGCCACACTGCCACCATTGCTTGCGATCGTGTTGATAGATCAACATTTCGGGGTAGATGCCAAAGCAGTAGTCCCCTTCATAATCGACCCATCCGCAGGCAGCTCCGGCAGGGAAGCCGATCGAGGGCGTGTGGCATTGGTATTGTTCAAGTGCTCGATCGAGGGCCTCCGTATCGCTGATATGTCCGCGGAGAATGTCGACGGGGCGGGCGGCAATGATGGACACCGGAGGGTGGCTGCGTGAAGGCAGGTTGCCAGCCGAATCAAAGAACAGCATTCCGGGAAGGTGTTGCAAGGCCGCAGCAACCTGTTCCGGTGACCCGATCTGGTTTTCTGGAAGATATTCCTGAAGCCGGACGGGTTGGGGTGGGGGTGCTGATGTGGCTTGTTCCGGATGTGTGGCCATCGCGGCGCTATAAAAGTTGAAATGGCGCCGGGATCAAGCGGAATGCCGAGGAATATCGACATTTTTGCTATTTGGGCAATCGACCCTGTGAGGGTATTCTCCCATTCTCTGAGGCATTATTTCGGAGCTGTCCCTCCCTTTGTCAGGGTGTCGATTTGATCCAGCAGGCGGGCGCATGTGCCTTTCATGGAAAA contains the following coding sequences:
- the pabB gene encoding aminodeoxychorismate synthase component I — encoded protein: MATHPEQATSAPPPQPVRLQEYLPENQIGSPEQVAAALQHLPGMLFFDSAGNLPSRSHPPVSIIAARPVDILRGHISDTEALDRALEQYQCHTPSIGFPAGAACGWVDYEGDYCFGIYPEMLIYQHDRKQWWQCGNLARELRPATDTSASPEMGSFQAEMTRHDYESKVRAIHEYIAAGDIYQVNLTQSFHAPARGGSLFPLYQHLRTSSPAPLACWMQLDKREILSSSPETFLRMSGRSIETRPIKGTRPRGSTSVTDAANANELLASEKENAELTMITDLERNDLGQVCDFGTVRVAEMLALETLEQVYHLVSTVTGTLRQEVSHWQALKACFPGGSITGAPKKRAMEIINELEPVPRGLYTGAVGYVSFNGESQFNIPIRTLVRENDHLQYHVGAGIVADSDPAAEYQETLDKAKGIRLAIEQYMKANHCS